DNA sequence from the Sulfoacidibacillus ferrooxidans genome:
CATCAGCATCAATGGCATCTTCAAGGGTTACTTGTAAGATTGTTCTCGTTCCAGGGTCCATAGTTGTATCCCATAATTGTTCAGCATTCATTTCTCCTAGACCCTTATAACGTTGTACTTCTACGCCATTTTGACCAATTTCCTCATATAACCGCTGTAATTCTACATCGTTGTATGCATAACGAATTTGTTTACTTTTTGTTACTTTATACAGCGGTGGTTGAGCGATGTACACATACCCTGCATCAATCAGTTCTCTCATATAACGATAAAAGAACGTTAGTAACAAAATACGAATATGACTTCCGTCGACATCAGCATCTGTCATGATCACGCATTTGTGATATCTTGCTTTTGCAATATCGAAATCATTAGATATCCCTGTACCAAGCGCCGTAATAATTGCTCTAATTTCTGTGTTAGATAAAATTTTATCTAATCTTGCCTTCTCTACGTTTAGAATTTTACCACGTAAAGGAAGTATTGCTTGAAAGTGACGATCTCTTCCTTGTTTTGCAGAACCTCCAGCAGAATCACCTTCAACAATGTAAATTTCACTAATTGAAGCATCTCGACTTGAACAATCTGCAAGTTTACCTGGTAATGAACTTACTTCTAAAGCACTTTTCCTCCGGGTCAGCTCTCTTGCTTTACGAGCCGCTTCTCTTGCCCGCGCAGCAGTCACCGCTTTTTCTATCACGCGTTTCCCTACGCTTGGGTTTTCGTCCATGAAAGTGGCTAATTTTTCCCCAAACAGACTTTCTACAATTCCTTTTACTTCACTGTTGCCTAGCTTTGTTTTGGTTTGTCCTTCAAATTGTGGTTCGCGAATTTTGACACTTACAATTGCCGTTAAACCTTCCCGAACATCATCACCACTTAAATTTTGATCAGCCTCTTTTAAAATGTTATTGCGCTTTGCATAGTCGTTTAATATACGAGTTAATGCAGACTTAAACCCTGACTCATGAGTTCCGCCTTCTACTGTATGAATATTGTTTGCAAAAGAAAAAATATTGCTCGTATAACTATCATTGTACTGCAAGGCGATCTCAACTGTAACAGTGTCACGTTCTCCTTGAATATAAACAGGTTCTTCGTGTAAAACATCTTTTCCACGATTGAGGTAGTCCACAAAGGATTTGACTCCACCCTCGTATTGAAATACTTGCGTGCGATCAATACGCTCATCTGTGAGTGTAATCTTAACGCCTTTATTTAGAAAAGCTAATTCCCGTAAACGAGTTTGAAGGGTTTCATAGTTTAATTCAATCGTTTCTGTGAAAATTTCATGATCAGGTAAAAAAGTAACTGTAGATCCATTTTCAGTTGATTCTCCGATGATTTCCAAATCCGATAATGGAATGCCTCTTGAAAAAGTTTGACGGTATAATTTGTTATTTCTTCTTACCAGTACCTCAAACCTTTCAGATAAGGCATTCACAACGGAAGCTCCAACTCCATGAAGCCCACCAGAAACTTTATATCCCTCACCGTTAAATTTGCCGCCCGCGTGAAGAATAGTCAATGCAACAGTAACTGCAGGTAGCCCTGTTTTTTCATGAATATCTACAGGGAATCCACGGCCGTTATCTTGAATAGTTACAGATTGATCAGAATGGACACTTACTAAAATAGTATCACAATGTCCTGCTAGTGCCTCATCAATCGAATTATCGACAATTTCCCAAACGAGATGGTGTAATCCTCTTGGGCTAGTCGATCCTATATACATGCCTGGACGTTTTCTAACTGCTTCCAGACCTTCAAGAACAACAATCTG
Encoded proteins:
- the gyrB gene encoding DNA topoisomerase (ATP-hydrolyzing) subunit B, encoding MANENANGNYDAAQIVVLEGLEAVRKRPGMYIGSTSPRGLHHLVWEIVDNSIDEALAGHCDTILVSVHSDQSVTIQDNGRGFPVDIHEKTGLPAVTVALTILHAGGKFNGEGYKVSGGLHGVGASVVNALSERFEVLVRRNNKLYRQTFSRGIPLSDLEIIGESTENGSTVTFLPDHEIFTETIELNYETLQTRLRELAFLNKGVKITLTDERIDRTQVFQYEGGVKSFVDYLNRGKDVLHEEPVYIQGERDTVTVEIALQYNDSYTSNIFSFANNIHTVEGGTHESGFKSALTRILNDYAKRNNILKEADQNLSGDDVREGLTAIVSVKIREPQFEGQTKTKLGNSEVKGIVESLFGEKLATFMDENPSVGKRVIEKAVTAARAREAARKARELTRRKSALEVSSLPGKLADCSSRDASISEIYIVEGDSAGGSAKQGRDRHFQAILPLRGKILNVEKARLDKILSNTEIRAIITALGTGISNDFDIAKARYHKCVIMTDADVDGSHIRILLLTFFYRYMRELIDAGYVYIAQPPLYKVTKSKQIRYAYNDVELQRLYEEIGQNGVEVQRYKGLGEMNAEQLWDTTMDPGTRTILQVTLEDAIDADAIFSVLMGDRVEPRREFIEEHAQYVRNLDI